A stretch of DNA from Methylomicrobium lacus LW14:
ATTCCCAGAGGGAATTGATATAGCTGCTGTCAGTTGCAATGCCGTATACACTAGTAATCCACGAGCGAATACCGTGCCCAAATACAACCCCATCGAAAGACTCCAGGGACATTGCAAAAATCACTGTCCAGTTGTCTGACCTGCCTGTTAAACCACTATCGAAGCCGCGATACGTTGAGTTAAGCTCAAAAAGCTCTGAGAAATAATCGGCAATTTTCTCTGGATTTGTTAATAAGATCATAAAAAAAAACAATACGCCAACTACGACAATATTGATCACCTTGCGACCTAAGTTCACACCATGCAATAAATGCACGGCATAGACAGCACCTAAAGCAACAAAGGTGCCGACAAAGGTCCCTCTAGAACTGGTTCCCCCTAATATAAATAGACAGGCAACGGAAGTCAGCATCGAGACAAACCAAAACTTGTCTCGCTTATCTTTATGCCAATATAGATAAACTACACAGGCAAGAAATGAAAATCCATATATATGGCCTGTTAAATTTGGGTGATTATCGAAGGGAGAAAACCTAAGTCTGCCCCCATCTTCACCTATGGCAAAATGTAAGCTTTGCACAAGCTTTTCGTATTCAATAAAAAACGTAAGTGCCGTCATGGTAATTGAGACATAAATAATCAGCCTGATCGTTTTTATTACGCCATTAACCAGTATTAAGGCACGGGCTGCAAGCGCGCAAAACATAAAGGCTAAAGTTTGCGGAATTAACTCAGGCTGTTGATTAAGCAAGAGAGCAAAGCAAGAGAAAATCGGTAACAAAAAACAGATAAGAGTGGTTGCGCCATCTAGTTTAAACAAGCGTTTATTTAATCGAGCCCTAACAATATCGATAGCGCCCGCCAAAATAAAAAAAAGCATACCAATTACTTGTATGACGCTGCCTTTATCGCCATATGTGCCAAACAAGGGTAGCAAAAATGCTATAAACAGGAACATAAAAATTTCTTCTACGAATCTAATTCATTATGTAATGTATTGACTAGACAAAAAAATCGAATATCGTCGAATCAATAGAACAGCCATAAGACTTTCGGAAATGAGAAGCAATACAGCAACCCATAGCATTTGATTTGTAAAAATCAATAAAGGCAACATCAAGACAATCATTAGAGTAGTCACCACTATAAATTGCCTGCTCTGGTTCCGTGTTCGATTAGCAGCCGTCAAGGTTTGGTTAAGCACTTGCCCGCCAATGTAAAAGGACGCTGCAATACATAGTGCAATCAACACGCTCAAATCCAAATTCAATTTCCCTGCCAACCAAACCCGCTCTAGGACATTCGCATAAAACACAGCCGCTACCCCAACCATCAGCGATACGGCGATTGCAGCAACTAACACTCTGCGAACGATCTTCGCTAACTGTGCAAGTTGTCTGCTGGCAACCAAATCAGTAAATTCAGGATTAAGTGAAGCCAAAACCACTGTAAGGGGCTGAACAGGAAGCCGCGAAATGGTACGACATGCGGCGAAGACCGCAGCAGAAGTCGGCCCCAGTATGGCCGATATAAGAAGTACGGGGGCATGCAAGGCTAATTGTTGTGATAAAGATATCAGCATAAACCCATGTCCAGCCTGCTTGACTGAAACCAATTCCACATTAGCATTCTTGTTCCGCTTTTTGCTCCGACCTGTTTTTCTTGCAACACTACCTCTCAATAGCAACCTTGGAGTATGGATAATAGCCACTGACGCAGCAATGAATCTTAAAGCTAAAGCTGTAACAGCTGCAGTTAAAATCCCTCGCCCCATCAAGGCACAACCTACGATCCCCATTAATTCGATTGATCGGACCGTATTGCTGACAAATATACCGGCTGCATTTTTTCCAATGAAACGCCAAACCGCACAATAAATTCCAATCAGTGGTTGCAAAGCAGCGGATATCGCTAATGACACAAAGACAACTGCTAACTGCATAGCCTGTTCGGGTGCTCTCTCATGCGCATAGTAGGACCAAACAAATAAAGAAATAGCCACAATGATTACAACAGTAGACAATGCCTTAAGAATGAAGTCACGAAGCACATTGCGAACTAGGATCCACGCCTCCTCTGCAGTGCGCGCAGTCTTCAAACATAGCTGATTTGACAAGGCTGTTGCCGCCCCAAAATCTGCCATCAGAAAAAACTGAGCCAGCGCCGACAGGGTCACCCAATAGCCATAACCTTCTGCTCCCCACTTTGCAACGGCCACAGACGGAATGAACATCGTGGACAAAATGGTCACCAGCTGACCATAGCCGTGAGCTGACATAGTTTTCAGAACACGGTAAATTTTCAAAAATCACCCCACCGA
This window harbors:
- a CDS encoding O-antigen ligase family protein — encoded protein: MFLFIAFLLPLFGTYGDKGSVIQVIGMLFFILAGAIDIVRARLNKRLFKLDGATTLICFLLPIFSCFALLLNQQPELIPQTLAFMFCALAARALILVNGVIKTIRLIIYVSITMTALTFFIEYEKLVQSLHFAIGEDGGRLRFSPFDNHPNLTGHIYGFSFLACVVYLYWHKDKRDKFWFVSMLTSVACLFILGGTSSRGTFVGTFVALGAVYAVHLLHGVNLGRKVINIVVVGVLFFFMILLTNPEKIADYFSELFELNSTYRGFDSGLTGRSDNWTVIFAMSLESFDGVVFGHGIRSWITSVYGIATDSSYINSLWESGAFLTFAIIMLMVTKIYHAGMASRTFVSDFYLAIFVFAAVESIVARYLLGIGNPASLMILVVLLTPKYMFYSRGKLNETIFYRTIRGCIIKKTYLETKQNSVR
- a CDS encoding lipopolysaccharide biosynthesis protein, with protein sequence MSAHGYGQLVTILSTMFIPSVAVAKWGAEGYGYWVTLSALAQFFLMADFGAATALSNQLCLKTARTAEEAWILVRNVLRDFILKALSTVVIIVAISLFVWSYYAHERAPEQAMQLAVVFVSLAISAALQPLIGIYCAVWRFIGKNAAGIFVSNTVRSIELMGIVGCALMGRGILTAAVTALALRFIAASVAIIHTPRLLLRGSVARKTGRSKKRNKNANVELVSVKQAGHGFMLISLSQQLALHAPVLLISAILGPTSAAVFAACRTISRLPVQPLTVVLASLNPEFTDLVASRQLAQLAKIVRRVLVAAIAVSLMVGVAAVFYANVLERVWLAGKLNLDLSVLIALCIAASFYIGGQVLNQTLTAANRTRNQSRQFIVVTTLMIVLMLPLLIFTNQMLWVAVLLLISESLMAVLLIRRYSIFLSSQYIT